The following are from one region of the Desulfobacterales bacterium genome:
- a CDS encoding SHOCT domain-containing protein encodes MKVKEDGLFKSVFFAHLIILFHILLILGMGLLVFFFKFIIHYWIWIILGCLSVSVSAGYLLIKKLKKSSNAIAEILDTPGIQGRPLEITFLGGLANVKIGSSSFNSGNQRTLIESSSQSKLRDLTDLARMFDKKLLTEDEFNRAKQTLLLD; translated from the coding sequence ATGAAAGTTAAAGAAGATGGATTATTTAAAAGTGTTTTTTTTGCACATTTGATTATTCTTTTTCATATTCTTTTAATTTTAGGTATGGGGTTGTTAGTTTTTTTCTTTAAATTTATTATTCATTATTGGATTTGGATAATACTTGGTTGTTTATCTGTATCTGTTTCGGCTGGTTATTTGCTCATAAAAAAACTTAAAAAAAGTTCTAATGCAATAGCTGAGATATTGGATACTCCAGGAATTCAAGGTCGGCCTTTAGAAATAACTTTTCTTGGAGGCCTCGCAAATGTAAAAATTGGAAGCTCCTCTTTTAACAGTGGTAATCAAAGAACTCTCATTGAAAGTTCAAGTCAAAGTAAATTGCGAGACTTAACTGACCTTGCACGCATGTTTGATAAAAAACTTTTAACTGAAGACGAATTTAATAGAGCAAAACAAACATTATTATTAGATTAA
- a CDS encoding D-alanine--D-alanine ligase encodes MKKLKVALLSGGISSEREVSIKSGNQVYEALDKNKYDIFKYDPKTDINKLVEEAKTIDVALILLHGTYGEDGTIQGLLDLLGVPYQGAGVLGSSISMNKLVAKRLYEQAGLKIPAYRLCRPNQEINYDEIIEYLGFPIVVKPVEGGSSIGMSIVKSKDLLKIAIEQAFNYDDFVLLEEYIKGIEITGSVLGNNENVQALPIIEIVPDKFHDFFDYEAKYTPGATQEICPARISQSHTKKAQEYAVLAHKTLFCKVYSRTDMILKDDEIYILETNTIPGMTPNSLFPIAAKTAGMSFSELLDKLIELSIQS; translated from the coding sequence ATGAAAAAATTAAAAGTTGCATTATTGTCGGGAGGTATATCTTCTGAAAGGGAAGTTTCTATAAAAAGTGGAAATCAAGTATATGAGGCGCTTGATAAAAATAAATATGATATATTTAAGTATGATCCGAAGACGGATATAAACAAACTTGTAGAAGAAGCAAAAACTATTGATGTTGCATTGATACTATTGCATGGAACCTATGGAGAGGACGGAACTATTCAAGGTCTCCTTGATTTATTGGGAGTTCCTTACCAAGGAGCTGGAGTGCTTGGAAGCTCTATTTCTATGAATAAATTGGTTGCCAAGCGATTGTATGAGCAGGCTGGATTAAAGATACCTGCCTATAGACTATGCAGACCTAATCAGGAAATAAATTACGATGAAATAATAGAATATTTAGGTTTTCCTATTGTTGTTAAGCCCGTAGAAGGCGGTTCAAGCATAGGGATGTCTATTGTAAAGTCTAAAGATTTGTTAAAAATAGCTATTGAACAAGCTTTTAATTACGATGACTTTGTTTTGCTTGAAGAATATATAAAAGGTATAGAAATTACAGGAAGTGTTCTTGGAAATAATGAAAATGTTCAAGCTCTTCCTATAATTGAAATTGTTCCTGATAAATTCCACGATTTTTTTGATTACGAAGCAAAATACACACCAGGTGCTACTCAAGAAATTTGTCCAGCCCGAATATCCCAATCCCATACAAAAAAGGCTCAAGAATATGCTGTTTTGGCTCATAAGACTCTTTTTTGCAAGGTATATAGTAGAACAGATATGATTTTAAAAGATGATGAAATATATATTCTTGAAACCAACACCATACCAGGAATGACTCCAAATAGTCTTTTTCCAATTGCTGCAAAAACAGCAGGGATGTCTTTTAGTGAACTACTTGATAAATTGATAGAATTAAGCATTCAATCTTAA
- the purD gene encoding phosphoribosylamine--glycine ligase: MKILVVGGGGREHALIWKISQSPKVEKIYCAPGNAGISKLATCIPIGAEEIEKLISFAKEHSIDLTVVGPEGPLSKGIVDEFEKHNLKIFGPNQKAAEIEASKTFSKSLMKKYNIPTANWKSFKNFEMAKNYILEIGCPIVIKADGLAAGKGVIVCSNNDEAISALEKIMINNEFGEAGSSVIIEECLYGEEASFIAFTDGKTVLSLPSSQDHKQIYDEDKGPNTGGMGAYSPAPIIDYYINKKIINEVMLPTIKGMALEGRSYKGILYAGLMINKNNIKVLEFNARFGDPEAQPILMRIKNDIIPIMEAVIDERLDECKIEIDDRPSVCVVMASQGYPGNYKRGSIINGLDKAEEIKDASIFHAGTSNSENDIVTSGGRVLGVTAIGTSIKDAINNAYSAVSEITWDNAYYRKDIGKKAIKRLEIPPKVAIVMGSDSDINIMLQTVEILKEFDIPFEMTIASAHRTPRRAEEFASSAKKRGVKVIIAGAGHAAHLAGVMAAWTTVPIIGVPIDSSCLNGLDSLLSTVQMPPGVPVATMAIGKSGAKNAGLLAIQILALSDPVLDKALENYKQKMLDQVEKKAKNIEHP; encoded by the coding sequence ATGAAAATATTAGTTGTAGGAGGCGGAGGAAGGGAGCATGCGCTTATATGGAAAATTTCTCAAAGCCCTAAAGTAGAAAAAATATATTGCGCTCCTGGAAATGCTGGAATCTCTAAATTAGCGACATGTATTCCAATTGGTGCTGAAGAAATCGAAAAGCTTATAAGCTTTGCTAAAGAGCATTCCATAGATTTAACTGTTGTAGGGCCAGAAGGACCTTTATCTAAAGGAATTGTTGATGAATTTGAAAAACATAATTTAAAAATATTTGGGCCAAATCAGAAAGCCGCTGAGATTGAAGCAAGCAAAACTTTTTCTAAATCTTTAATGAAAAAATACAATATTCCAACGGCAAATTGGAAATCATTTAAGAATTTTGAAATGGCAAAAAATTACATTCTTGAAATCGGATGCCCAATTGTAATTAAGGCTGACGGACTTGCTGCAGGAAAAGGAGTCATTGTATGTTCAAATAATGATGAGGCCATAAGCGCATTGGAAAAAATCATGATAAACAATGAATTCGGTGAAGCTGGCAGTTCAGTTATTATTGAAGAATGTCTTTATGGTGAAGAAGCTTCATTTATTGCCTTTACAGATGGAAAAACAGTTCTTTCTTTACCATCATCCCAAGATCATAAGCAGATATATGATGAGGATAAAGGTCCAAATACAGGAGGGATGGGAGCTTATTCTCCAGCGCCAATTATAGATTATTACATTAATAAAAAAATTATAAATGAAGTTATGCTTCCTACTATTAAAGGAATGGCTTTAGAAGGACGGTCTTATAAAGGTATTTTATATGCTGGACTTATGATCAATAAAAATAATATTAAAGTCCTTGAATTTAATGCTCGATTTGGAGACCCTGAAGCACAGCCGATTCTTATGAGGATCAAGAACGACATTATTCCAATTATGGAAGCTGTAATTGATGAAAGACTTGATGAATGTAAAATTGAAATAGACGATAGGCCATCTGTTTGTGTGGTCATGGCATCCCAAGGATACCCTGGTAATTATAAAAGAGGTTCAATAATAAATGGTCTTGATAAAGCGGAAGAAATAAAAGATGCCTCAATTTTTCATGCAGGAACGTCTAATTCAGAAAATGATATTGTAACAAGCGGAGGCAGAGTTTTAGGTGTTACAGCTATCGGAACTTCTATAAAAGACGCTATAAATAATGCTTATTCTGCTGTATCTGAAATTACGTGGGATAATGCCTATTACAGAAAAGATATAGGCAAAAAAGCAATAAAAAGGCTTGAGATACCTCCAAAAGTAGCTATAGTCATGGGCAGTGATTCAGATATAAATATTATGCTCCAAACAGTTGAAATATTAAAAGAATTTGATATACCTTTTGAAATGACTATAGCATCAGCCCATAGAACTCCAAGAAGAGCAGAAGAATTCGCTTCGTCAGCTAAGAAAAGAGGCGTAAAAGTTATTATTGCAGGAGCTGGCCACGCGGCTCACCTTGCAGGAGTTATGGCGGCATGGACGACAGTTCCGATTATTGGTGTTCCAATTGATTCTTCTTGCTTGAATGGTCTTGATTCTCTTCTTTCGACAGTTCAAATGCCTCCAGGTGTTCCTGTTGCAACTATGGCGATAGGTAAATCAGGCGCAAAAAACGCAGGGTTGCTTGCTATTCAGATATTAGCATTATCCGATCCTGTTCTTGATAAAGCCTTAGAAAATTACAAACAAAAAATGCTTGATCAGGTTGAAAAAAAGGCAAAAAATATTGAGCATCCATGA
- a CDS encoding threonylcarbamoyl-AMP synthase: protein MSIHDKIVKINIDNPQPELIKKASDIIHEEGLVCIPTRCLYGLAASAFSADAVNKIYRVKKRLLSKPILVFVHDYKEIEKIVKHVPDAAKRIIDKFWPGKITIIFEAKDIVLNNISANTGKIGIRIPENKVAFALVNKLKIPITGTSANISNETGVSSVEKLETAIKNAVDLIIDAGQLKEGIGSTIIDVTVEPPKILREGVIKSQDIFEVLLK from the coding sequence TTGAGCATCCATGACAAAATAGTAAAGATTAATATTGATAATCCTCAACCTGAATTAATTAAAAAAGCTTCCGATATTATACACGAAGAGGGGCTTGTCTGCATACCTACAAGATGTCTTTACGGATTAGCAGCGTCTGCCTTTAGTGCTGATGCTGTTAATAAAATATATAGAGTAAAAAAAAGGCTATTAAGTAAGCCTATATTAGTTTTTGTTCATGATTATAAAGAAATAGAAAAAATAGTAAAGCATGTCCCTGATGCGGCTAAACGAATAATAGATAAATTTTGGCCTGGAAAAATAACTATTATTTTTGAAGCAAAGGATATTGTTTTAAATAATATTAGCGCTAATACTGGAAAAATAGGGATTAGAATTCCTGAAAATAAAGTAGCATTTGCATTAGTAAATAAGTTAAAAATTCCAATTACTGGAACAAGTGCCAATATATCCAATGAGACTGGAGTCTCTTCTGTTGAAAAATTAGAAACAGCAATTAAAAATGCGGTTGATCTTATTATTGATGCTGGGCAATTAAAAGAAGGAATAGGCTCAACTATTATAGATGTGACAGTTGAGCCACCAAAAATTTTAAGAGAAGGCGTAATAAAATCTCAAGATATATTTGAAGTTTTATTAAAATAA